A part of Eschrichtius robustus isolate mEscRob2 chromosome 20, mEscRob2.pri, whole genome shotgun sequence genomic DNA contains:
- the LOC137755006 gene encoding large ribosomal subunit protein P1-like isoform X2, with product MASDSELTCIYSALILPDNEVTVTALASVNIGSLICSVGAGGPAPASGAALAGGPAPSTTAAPAEEKKVEAKKEESEESDDDMGFGLFD from the exons ATGGCCTCCGACTCGGAGCTCACCTGCATCTACTCGGCCCTCATCCTGCCCGACAATGAGGTGACAGTCAC GGCTTTGGCCAGTGTCAACATTGGGAGCCTCATCTGCAGTGTGGGGGCAGGTGGACCTGCCCCAGCATCTGGGGCTGCACTGGCAGGAGGTCCTGCCCCCTCCACCACTGCTGCCCCAGCTGAGGAGAAGAAAGTggaagcaaagaaagaagaatCTGAAGAGTCTGATGATGACATGGGCTTTGGTCTTTTTGACTAA
- the LOC137755006 gene encoding large ribosomal subunit protein P1-like isoform X1 translates to MPGSPCLALTCTMASDSELTCIYSALILPDNEVTVTEDKINALIKAASVNVELFWPGLFAKALASVNIGSLICSVGAGGPAPASGAALAGGPAPSTTAAPAEEKKVEAKKEESEESDDDMGFGLFD, encoded by the coding sequence ATGCCCGGCAGCCCCTGCCTAGCGCTCACCTGCACCATGGCCTCCGACTCGGAGCTCACCTGCATCTACTCGGCCCTCATCCTGCCCGACAATGAGGTGACAGTCACCGAGGATAAGATCAATGCCCTCATTAAAGCAGCCAGTGTAAATGTTGAACTTTTCTGGCCAGGCTTATTTGCAAAGGCTTTGGCCAGTGTCAACATTGGGAGCCTCATCTGCAGTGTGGGGGCAGGTGGACCTGCCCCAGCATCTGGGGCTGCACTGGCAGGAGGTCCTGCCCCCTCCACCACTGCTGCCCCAGCTGAGGAGAAGAAAGTggaagcaaagaaagaagaatCTGAAGAGTCTGATGATGACATGGGCTTTGGTCTTTTTGACTAA